The following nucleotide sequence is from Vanrija pseudolonga chromosome 4, complete sequence.
TACTACCTGACGCACCAGCTGGCGGGCTACTCCAAATCGACCGTGGCGTGGATCAGCACGATCCAAGGCTCGCTCGTCTTCACGCCGTCCATCATCTCGGGACGCGTGTTCGACGCGCACGGAGCCCGCAAGCTCGTCATGGCGGGCAGCGTACTCTCCATCGGCGccctggtcggcgtcgccttctCCCACAAGTACTACCAGTTCCTCCTTGCCCACGCGCTGTTTGGCATCGCAAGCTCCATCCTCTGGGCGCCGGCCACGGCCGTCTCGGGCCATTGGTTCACCAAGCACAGGAGTACGGCGATCGGCATCATCGTATGCGGTACCGGCCTCGGAAGCGTCATCTACCCCATCCTCCTCGTGCATCTTTTCGAGAAGTTTTGTGAGTAGCACGGCGGGCTTCCATTCCAGGCAGAGAGCTAACCCCGCCTTAGCCTTCCGCAACTCGATCCTCATCATCGCAGCACTCAAcaccggcctcctcgccccctcATGGGTCTTCCTCAAGGCGCGCCACCCACCGCGCGCACCGGCACCGTggcgcaagctcaaggagccATGGAAGGAGTTCAAGTACGcgttcctcgccctcgggtCGTCCATGTTCATGATGAAGTGAGTTGCATCGCCTCTTGCTgccgctgacgacgaccagcTGGATGTCGCCCATGTTCaacgcgcccgtcgtcgcggcggccaacCACATCCCGCACAACATCGCAGAGTACGCCATTGCCATCCTGTCCTCCGGCTCGTTCATCGGCCGCCCCTTTGCCGGCTTGATggccgacaagctcggcgtgTGGAACGTCTTCGGAACCATTTCGTTCATCACCTCCATCTGCCTGTTCGCGTTCTGGGTCGCGCCGATGaacacgccggcgacgatcGTCGGGTGGTTCAGCTATGGCTGGCTGTCCGGTGCATGGGTCACGCTCGTGGCTGCTGTCGTTGCGAGCATCAGCCCCGCACATGAGATCGGCATGCGCGTCGGCATGGTGTGGTCGTGCTGCGGGCCGACGCTACTCGTCGGGCCGGTTATCTGTGGAGGTGAGTACGCAGAGCGTAGCGCAGTGGGCCGAATTCTGACACTCCCAGTCCTTGTACAGGCAGGCAACAACACGTTCAAGTACGCTGGCATCTTCTGCGGTTGCACCTTCCTCATCGGCTCCATCATGGaggtcgcgccgaggatgtaCGAGTTTGTCCGTGGCCGCGTTGGGCAGTCAAAAGAGGTGGACAGCAGCGCTGCGTGAGGGTTGCAGGGATCTACATTGTTGTAACTGTACATAATTGCTCTACACAGCTCATAGACAAACGGATGTACGTCGTTTGATAGACGCAGATGAAGGGGCTTGCCCAACGCTCGAAGCCGTAACGTAGGCGGACGCCGGGTATTCGGGTGTGGAGTCTGGCACATCATAGGCTTCAGCACCTGATCAGGTCAACTCACGCCTACATGCTACCATGCAGATGCCTCACTCTATACTAGACCTTCTTCCTcttggccggcgcggccacCTTGGAAGCTGGGACGAAAGGCGAAGCCGCTGGTCGGGATGACGTGGCTGGGCGCTTGTCGAGATGCGCTTTGtacagctcggcgagggcgagggggtcGTTCTTGAGGGTCTTCTCTGCCCACTTGGACATCGCGCGGTGGTTGTAGCGGAGTGTGTTTGAgagctccttgacgacgTAAGGTGACTTGGTCGCGCACGCAAACGCGTAGCGCTCGAACGCTTGGATCGACTGGGTCGACTTGAATGGGTCGTTATCGTCGACACGCTTGCCTTCCGCCTTGTCGCgggtgagggcgagcagctcgtccgCGACGAATGACATGTCGTACTTGTCGACGAACTTGATGACGTCGTCGAGAACCTTCGTGGTGGGCCAACGCGTGGTGTTCTCGCGGCGATGATTCATTCCCTCGCGTATGAGGTCGAGGcagagctcgagcgcgtcggcacTGATGGCGATGGGGATGGGGTTGGCGTTGCTGCATGGAGGAGGGGGCACCTTGAAGAGGTCGGCAAAGAAGGGTGAGACGTGGGCCAGGAGGTGCGGGTTGAATGTGAAGCGCACGCCATCTGACGACTCGAGCGTGATCGccgctgcgtcggcgtcgcgcttgacGACGGGCATGGTGCGCGGATCGGTCCTGTCGGGCGGCGCTGTGCAGAGGGAGGAAAGGTTGTGGCCTATTGTGAGATTTTGGGGCTAGGTGGTTCGAGTGGGGGTGTGATGATGTGTGGGACGGCTTTGTGGTTGATTGGGTGGAAGGAAGATGAGACAGACGCCGAGACTCCAGTTCGATGACGCGGCGACAATCGCTCACACCCGTCCCACTCTCTATGGTAACTCACTGTCATCATTCAGTACTGCATTCCGAGCTTAATGATTCTCGCTACAACCAAGTGTCCTATGAGAGTGTCCTTTGTTGGCTTCCTGCCCTAGCAGCCGGTCAAGGACCCGAGCTCCctacttcttcttcttcctcatcgtcgtgctcgaggcgtaCTCCGCCTGGCGCTTGTAGTTGGACACGgtgtggtcgaggtgggtcTTGTAGAGCTCGGCAAGCTTGTTGTGGTCATCGAGAACCGTCTTGGCCCACTCGGACGCGCGACTGTATTCGAACTTGatcgtgctcgtcgtcggcaaacGGGGACTTGGTGGCGCACGCAAAGGCGTAGCGGTCGAACGTGTGGGAGTCAACGATGGCTGAGGTGCGGCTCAGTAGCTCATCTGCCACGAACGTGAGCTCGTACGCGTCCACGAGGGTGAGAAGGTCCGACAAGACGTCGGTCGTTGGCCACTTCGGACGCGGCGTCGTGAGGCGGTAGCTCATCCCCTCCTCGAtgagggtgagggcgagcgcgagcgcatcAGTGCCGACGCCAGTGGGGATGGGGTTGTGCTTGGTATCAGCTGGCGCAGGCACcttgaggaggtcggcgaaGAACGGCgagaggaaggcgaggacgtGGCCGTTGAAGGCGAAGCAGGTGTCGTCGGACGACTGGAGGACAATGCCGGTGGGCGACTTGAAGTCGGGGTGGAACTTGGGTGGCATGGTGCTGAGGCGCTGAGGGTGAGCTGGTGATGTTTGCAGCTTTGCGGGGCTACTGACTACTTGTGCTCGTGTATGCTCGTGGGCACTTTGTGTCGGCCTGATATGAGGAAGGTGGGTTGGTGAGGAAGTGGGAggaaggaagacgaggaaggcgagatGGGAGGTTTTAAAAGCTGCCGGTTGGGTGACGCGACTACTGTACCATCCAGTCGTCCAGCCAAATCCAACTACTAGCCCCTCGCGCTCTTCTTCTCCGCCTTCCAGTGGCCAGTGGCCGTCATCCTGCCCGTGCACGCATGACCACAAGCCTTCTCCTCCCCTCCGACGCTGGTATCCCCGCGAATCTAGGTACAGGTACTCGAATTGCATCACGAGCTGCATTGGCTATCCGAAGTCGAGGTGACTCTTGCCCCCGGTGAAGTTCGGCACCCAGTCGTTCACCGGCGTTCGAGCACCGCAGCGATGACTGACTCGCGGGTCTCGCTAACCTTCTTGCgcttgctgctcgagcggccgtcgtcgtgcgtggGCGGGTCGCGCTTGTCAAGATGAGCCTCGTAGAGgttggcgaggccgagggggtCGGTGCGAGCAAGAGTCGTCTTGGCCCACTTGGACATCTGGGAGTGGTGGAATGGCAGAGTCGCGGCGAGCTCCATCTTGATGCACGGCGACTTGATGGCACAAGCAAAGGCGTAGCGATCAAACGCGGCCACGGGGTCAGCCCCGATCACGAGGTTGTCATGGCTGTCGCTGTTGGGGGGAGGGTGACAGCGAGGAGCTGGTCGGCGACGAATGGAATCTCGTACCCGTCCACGAAGCCGATGATATCCGAGAGGATCTCAGTACTGGGCCACTTGGGCTTGGGGGAACCGAGGCGATGGTTCACGGCATGGCGGATGACGGTGAGACTGAGTGCAAAGGCCTCGGGGTTGACCGATATGCCAATCGCGGAACCCTCGCGGCCGAACTTGGTCTGGGGGCCAAAGCGGATCACCAGGTCGGCGATAGAAGGGGAGAAGTGACCGAGTAGGTCCGCGTCAAAGGAGAAGTGAACGCCCTCCTGGGTATGGAAGAGGCCgttggccgccgacgcgggaAAGTCGGGGTGATAAGCGTCGGGCATGGTGCTGGTGTCGCGGTGCTGGGCTAGATGAGCTAGAGCGTGAGCTGTGCTTCTCTCAACGCTACCTACCAGCTGGCCGTCACGATCAAGAGCTCCTGTTTGAGTGATTCCGTTAAAGGATGGTGATATGGGTGGAAGGAGGATGGAAAAAGACGATGTCGAGTTTATgacgggcgacgcgacgcgcgccagaTTTTGACTCCGCTCGAAATCAAAGGATGGGAGAGAGATGGGCGCTCGGGCATCATGGCCCCacgggggggaggggggcacGCGCGACGCAAGAAGAGGACCGAGCTTCGGGGAGTAACGGCGCAAGGCCGCCAGGTGGCGAGGAGATGGCGGGGCACTGACGAGCAGACCCTTCAACACGATCAGCACCACGTAGAGGCCTCAGGCAAACGTCAAAGCACCCCACCAACGTCGTACATCTGGACGGCGGAGGGAACTGGCATGGGACCTGGCAGTACAAGCTCCCAGCAGCACCAAGTACACTTGATGACCTCGTCAACGTCCAACTCGTGTCGATGTTGCCTGCACCCAGGGGTCCAATGTCGGCTGATCAACCGCCGTCATCAACAATGGTGTGgtgccccgcgcgcgcaagtCAACTCGTTCACCGTGTTCACTGGGCATGTGTTCTACCATGCAGTGCGTCCAGGATACCATGATGACCCAATGCACCTTGGACTCACCATCGACCCCGAGCAAATGCTCCTCACGCCGCTGGCGAGCTCGATGTCCATGATGTCGACAAAACCTACTCTGTCAAGTGGACAGCCTCCACCGCGCGTGCAAGCCCGATCACTCAgggtcgccgcggcggggcaATGCGCTTCCGCACCGCGGCTACACTGCTGTCCGTCCCGCCGTCTTGGCGGCGTCTTGTTTGTTGGGGTCGAGGGGATGAGATGCGCTGCAGAGGGTGTGTACTATcttcggcgacggcgtcagTGTGCGCGCTGAATGCGCCTCAGGCGGTTGTGGAACACGAGAAAGGTGGAGAAGACTGATGGTCCGAGGGCCGATGTGGGgccgcggggggcgggggctgcCGATTGTGTGGCCTTAATTCGTCCCCCTGTTTTACACGTCAGGTCGCGTCGACCCGCGGGGCTGCCCACCCCGGCATTGACCGCGAgctggtgttgttgttgactTGACCGTCTCCTTTCTCATCTCATTCGTGTTCGCTGTTGTTATCGATACCACCTTACCCCAGAGCCAGTGTAGGTGGACAGCCTGTTACACCAGCTTACACATCGCAGAGCtgccctcccccctccccccggtACCCCTTCCGCCCCCGCGGTCACCATGCAGCGGAACGAACCACACCGGCAGGAGCAGTCGCCATTTGCGTCGCtccccgccgaggtcatgACCATCATCGCACGCTGGGTGCTCACCGATGACATTCTTGCCATGCGCGAGACTTGCAAGAGCGTCGAGATCAAGCTCGCCTCGTCATTCTCATACGAGTTCTTCCGCAAGCGCCAGTTCTtcatctcgacgccgtcgctcgaggccctcgtcggcatctcCAAGCACCCGCGGCTACACTCCGTCCTGACGCACGTCATCATCGCCACAGACCGCTTCGAGCAGCTGTCCCTCCATCGGGTCGATCCGGTGCAGTACGACAATGCCAAGAAGTACGTCGCGGCTGCCGACGACCAAGACTACCTCTACAAGTCGGGCAAATACCGCGACTACCTCTTCGAGGCGTTTTCCAACCTCACCAACCTCGACGCTGTCGAACTGCGCGACTTCAACTCGCGCACTCGCTACCGTGACGGTGCGCTCGCCTTCTGGTGCAGCTACGGCAGCCCGACCTTCCAGCGCCTAAAGAACAAGATCTTCCCTCCGCCGGCGCCCCACCCAGCAGCCAATGATAAGAACGGCTTTTCGCTGTCCATGCTCCCGGACGGCAACAACTACTTCAGCCCGCACAAGATCtttgccggcgcgctcgtccaAAACATCCTCATTGCCCTCGCTGAATCCGGCTCAAGGCCGACCACGTTCGAGATCAACCTCAGGGACATCCACTGGAGCATTCAAGACTCGACGTTTTTCATCCCCCGCAACGTTCGCCCCAAGCTCCTTCCCGTTCTAGACAAtctccgctcgctcctcctAGCGGTGACTCTGGTCGACACGGACCTCCAGCCTGTCGGCTTCCGCGCTCCCCACCTTAAAGAGTTCATCAAACTCTGCCCCAACATCGACCACCTCCGCCTCAACTTTGGCTTCAGCCCCGGTAGTGCAGACGTGCTCGTTTGGCTTGCTGACAATGATGGCGCATCCGCGTTGGTGACAGCGTCGCCGTCACCAACGGTGTCGCCTGCCGGCAGCCCCAACACCAATACCAACGGCGCGGACGCTGTGGATGGTGACCCGATGACTGCCCTCACGCTTCCatctccgtcgccgcctgccctAGCAAACCTCCGTagcctcgaccttggctTTGTCGACACTGACATCCCCACCTTCGAGGCCATCCTGATGCGCTTCCCCGATCTGGAAAACCTCGGTCTCTTCCGCGTGTGCCTCCACGACGAAGCGGACACGACGGTTGTGATCAAGGACGGCCTCAGGCAGGGTACAAACATATGGGTCAACCTGTTTGAGGATCTCGCCGACAAGCCTACCAACATTACGCGTCTCAGTGTCGGCATGGTGACGCAGACAACGGCTGGTGTCCCCGGCCGAAACTGGGTCGGCCACTCTCGCTACTCTGATCCCAACGACCTCCTCTCGTCCAAGGTTTACTTCACAAACAAGTTCCGCAAAACATCGAACGTCTGGGCTACTGCCGCCCAATGCATGAAGGTAAAGTGGCCACAGTATGTTATACCAACCTCCTCCCATGGATCGGACACTGATGGTGAGTTCCCCCGCGATAGTTATGTCGGtcaggcgctcgacgcccaaACGTAACAAGACGCTGAGCCAAGTtaggcgacgacgacgaggacgacgaggacgacgaggatgaagcAGAAGACGAGAACGCTGGAGACGATGACGACAATGAGGATGACAACAACGGCGACAATGACCcgcccaacgacgacgaATAGTGTTTGTTTTCTGTGCATGTATATAACGGTTGACCATGTCGTGTGTGGGCTTACTGGCTTTCTGCTACCTGACGCATATATGGTTGTGGCAATGGGTTGGGATAACTACGAGTCCGCGGTGAGACTCTGGAGCAACCGACTAATGAGCCTCACTGCGGACGGTGACGCGATCAGAATTGACCAACTCGTGCAATTTCCACTCACGATCCGAAGAACTGGGTCAGGCGGGAGACCTCGAAAGCGCTGAAAAAGTCGCGCTCGTGCAGAGCCTGGGCAACAGTTTCCCTGTCGAGCATCTGGGCTCGGCTCAATAACTTTCGGAGTTCCTCGATCCTCTCTCCGAATCGGTGGTGAGTGCACGGATTGTGGTACCACTGCTGTACGCCGCAGGATGTACAGTGCCTGGCGCTGTTCAGGTGATTGAGGAGGAACTCGTTGAAACGACGATACCACTCGACTTGAAATCGGATGAGGCGCATGTGCCAATCCGGAGCAGCATATTTGTCGAGCATTCTCTTGCCCCAAGGCGTCAacacggcctcgtcgtcgagattGAGCATGACTGTGGCCTTCATAGCGACGTCGGTAAATGGTGACGCGGTGCACGCCTCGAGCACAAGGCGGTTGAGGGCGTCACCATTATCCTGGTGTGGGCAGCGCATGACGAGGATATCATGAGCAACGCCCAAGTCGTACGCGCTCACGACACATTGATGAGACCTTCATGCGTAGCTACTTCGGGCCAGTTAAAGGGGGCTGAAGTACGGGGGTTAAACTGGCTTTTGATGAGGTGCAGCGCCAGTGCAAGTGCGTGTGACGTTGCGTGTGGGAGGGGGATCACATCTCGGCCGGATGCTGGCGTGGGCAAGGAGACAAGGTCGGCGAAAAATGTCGACGTAGAGGCGAGTATGTGAAGGCTGAAGTAGAAGTACACGCCGTCCGAGGACTCAATGATAGCCAGCGTCGGGGCCGCAGTGGCAAAGTCGGCGTGGAAGACGCGGTTGTCGACGGTGATTGTCGGGACTGGGCTCATCAGTTGGGACAAATGCTGCGGGGACATACCATCCTCGGAGGGCTGGTCATTAGTCGACTCGGTGGCGGACATGATAGGATTGGTGGTGATGAGAGTGAGGCGCACTGCGGTGGGTATATGTAGTTGCTCGTGATGAGGTGACACCTCGACATCTGGGGGGGGGGTGGAACGCTGACAGCTCCCTCAGAACCCGTGacagcggggcggggcgtgtgAAGCGTCCGACGCAGGCAGAATAGACGTCATGACACGGAGGCCAGTCAGGCTGACAGGCGATGATGAAAACGGACTAGAATGCATGTCAAAGTACTTGGGTTGGGCCTTTGTAGGACCATGAGATTGAGTCAAGGGCGCTCACAGGTCACAAAGCCACTTCTGGAGCGGCCAATGGATCTCAAAAAGCTTGAGCTTGATCTCGGGCACCACTCCAAGTGATTCCTGCCACTCCAGAAGGGCGCCCAAGTTGCGCACGTCATCCTTGTCCGCCCAAGCTCGGAATGACGTCTTGTCGCCTGCCAGGAGCTTGATGAGCGTCTTGGTGGTCGTGATCCGCTGTACTCGGGACAGGTCGAATGCGCCGGCCTGGACTCGCTGCAGGAGCCTGGCTACGGCCACGGTGCTCCTGTTGAGCAGGTGCTCCCACTCGGACTCGATCTGATACAGCGATGCCATGACGTGGGGGTAGAGTTCGAAATAGGGCTGCGCCCAGGCGACCGTGTGAATCTGGTCATCCACCCTGGCGGGGAGGaatgcgcgcgcgggggggccgagctcctcgcagttgcttgcggcggcgaggatgagccaCTCGAGCTTGTGTGCTTGGAGTTCTCGCTTTGACACCATGCCGACGATCTCCCGGCCGAGGCGTTGGAGGGAGTACACCGGCATCATGTCGAGGAACTGGATGAGGACGACACCTTGCGGGCACATGCTGATGGGTGCGGGCGGAACGCCTGGCAGCGAGTCCTCCAAGATGCTGATGGCCCAAAAGATGAGGTCCAGGCCATGGTGCCCAGCCTTGTCGAGAATGATTGGTTGATCCGCGGTACCGCGTGGCAGCGTGCGGTTCTTGACTGCGTCCGCGAACCACGGCGACCACCTGGTGAGGGCATCGAGACTATAATGGAAGTGAATGTCGCTGCTCGACTTGAAGAGGGGTAGGCTCGAGGGACACGAGTACTCGGCGTGGTACCTGATGCCGTTTATCGTCGTGGTTGGACAGCTGTTGGCGAGGTTGGACATGCTGTGTGAGTCCGCGAGCgggagtgggagtggtgCTGATGATTACTTGGTGAGTTGGAGAGAAAGAGTCTTGAATCTCAGTTATGTATGAAAAATGAAGACACAGAGACGCACTGATGGGGATCAAAACAGAGGAGCGG
It contains:
- the apdF_3 gene encoding Aspyridones efflux protein apdF, whose product is MEKPAADTPRRGSVVGSTHDDGDSDLVVNALDRVMCRHSQAATPTHPDPGPNPDGGFDAWMVVFSAALVTTCLFGFVTSFGQLQLYYLTHQLAGYSKSTVAWISTIQGSLVFTPSIISGRVFDAHGARKLVMAGSVLSIGALVGVAFSHKYYQFLLAHALFGIASSILWAPATAVSGHWFTKHRSTAIGIIVCGTGLGSVIYPILLVHLFEKFSFRNSILIIAALNTGLLAPSWVFLKARHPPRAPAPWRKLKEPWKEFKYAFLALGSSMFMMNWMSPMFNAPVVAAANHIPHNIAEYAIAILSSGSFIGRPFAGLMADKLGVWNVFGTISFITSICLFAFWVAPMNTPATIVGWFSYGWLSGAWVTLVAAVVASISPAHEIGMRVGMVWSCCGPTLLVGPVICGVLVQAGNNTFKYAGIFCGCTFLIGSIMEVAPRMYEFVRGRVGQSKEVDSSAA